From the genome of Candidatus Binatus sp., one region includes:
- a CDS encoding SDR family NAD(P)-dependent oxidoreductase has product MISLKDKVAVVTGAGRGIGRGIAILLANHGAKVVVNDLGSAADGQGADQSVAEQVAQEIRKAGGEAVSNQDSVASMEGGANIVGAALKTFGRIDILVNNAGILRDRMVFNMSEDEWDGVINTHLKGAFACTRAATPLMREQKSGRIINMTSTSGLVGNIGQANYAAAKMGIVGLTRGTALDMARYNVTANCIAPAAWTRLIGTIPGAEDPNNERLKRIKQMSPDLIAPLVVYLASEESKGVSGQIFGVRGKEIMVFSQPRPIRTIADVEGWTPEKVAAMFNSSLGAALTKLETTGQAFAYEPIV; this is encoded by the coding sequence ATGATTTCACTGAAAGACAAGGTAGCTGTCGTCACCGGAGCGGGCCGAGGAATCGGACGCGGAATTGCCATCTTGCTCGCGAACCATGGAGCAAAAGTAGTGGTCAATGATCTCGGCTCCGCTGCGGACGGGCAAGGCGCCGACCAAAGCGTGGCCGAGCAGGTCGCGCAAGAGATCCGGAAAGCGGGCGGCGAGGCGGTGTCGAATCAGGATTCCGTCGCAAGTATGGAAGGGGGCGCGAACATCGTCGGCGCGGCGCTCAAGACCTTTGGCCGCATCGATATCCTTGTCAACAATGCGGGCATCCTCCGCGATCGAATGGTCTTCAACATGAGTGAAGATGAATGGGACGGAGTCATCAATACGCATCTCAAAGGCGCGTTCGCCTGCACCCGTGCCGCTACCCCTCTCATGCGCGAACAGAAGAGCGGACGGATCATTAATATGACCTCCACTTCGGGTCTGGTGGGCAATATCGGGCAGGCCAACTACGCCGCGGCGAAAATGGGAATTGTCGGACTGACCCGTGGAACTGCGCTCGACATGGCGCGCTACAACGTGACCGCAAACTGCATCGCGCCGGCTGCGTGGACCCGCCTCATCGGGACGATTCCGGGCGCCGAAGACCCGAACAACGAGCGCCTCAAGCGGATTAAGCAGATGTCGCCCGACCTGATCGCGCCGCTGGTGGTGTACCTCGCCTCCGAGGAGTCAAAGGGAGTGTCGGGCCAAATCTTCGGGGTCCGCGGCAAGGAAATCATGGTCTTTTCGCAGCCGCGGCCGATTCGAACGATCGCTGACGTAGAAGGGTGGACGCCCGAAAAGGTTGCGGCGATGTTTAACAGCTCGCTCGGCGCTGCTCTGACCAAGCTCGAAACTACCGGTCAGGCGTTCGCCTATGAACCGATCGTCTGA